The sequence CCGTGTCCTTTTCCATGAAGAATACGAAGTTGACCTGCCTCAAACATAATGGCCTCGTCAATAAATTCTGTAATGTTTGAAATCGCTTCTTCCACCCGTTGCCCGCGAATATCAATCTCTGGTTTAAAACTCAAACGGCGTTCTGAGAATCCTGCACTAAGCACCGATGCTCGTCCACCACGGTTTTTATCCAGTTTTTTAGCCTCGTTATTACTTATGCGTTCCAGGTTTTTACTTGGCATTGTTGTCATTAGCTGGCCAAAAGCAACCACAGCATTTTTCTCGTTAATTTCAATGAGGTCACCAATGGTATCCTGTCCCTTAATACGTACTTTGTCGCCGGGACGCATTTCTATACTTTTCTCCAGCTTTTCTTTCGAAATCGGTTTTTTCGTTTCCTCAGGACGGTGTTTATTTCGGTTATCTTCGCGCCTGCGCAGTTTTTCCATTTTTTTAGATATCTGCGAATCATTGCCCGTTATTTTGCGATCGATATCTTTTTTCAGATCACCCAGTTTGGAGCGTGCCTCTTTCGTTTTTTCCTTATCGGCCTGTGCCTTTTTTATTTCCTGTATGGTGTTTTCAATTCGTTTGTTAACACCTTTCAATAAAGCATCGGCTTCTTCTTTAGCTTTTTTCAGAATCTCTTTGCGCTGCTTTTGTATTTCCTGCAATTCCGACTCATAGGTTTCCGCTGTGTCGTCAAGAATTTTTTCCACTTTGCGAATCTTCATCCGTTTGGTTTCCCAGTAGCGTTTATCGCGGTTAATCTTGCGCAGATTGCGGTCGAAATCGATATGGTCTTTTCCCACTTTCTCGGTAGCTTGTTCCAGAATATCTTCCGGTAATCCAATTTTTCGGGCAATCTCGAAAGCAAACGAACTGCCGGGTTTGCCAATATCCAGTTTGAAGAGCGGATTCATGTGTTGCGAATCGTAAAGCATCGCACCGTTAATAATTCCTTCGGCCGACGATGCAAAGTGTTTCAGGTTGGTGTAGTGGGTAGTAATTACGCCAAAGGTTCGAAGTTGTGTCAGTTTATCCAGAATAGATTCAGCAATGGCACCACCCAGCATCGGCTCGGTTCCTGTTCCAAACTCGTCGATTAATATGAGTGTATTTTCGTTACAATTGCGCACAAAATGTTTCATGTTCATCAAGTGCGAACTGTAAGTACTCAGGTCGTTCTCCAACGACTGCTCATCACCGATATCAATAAAAAGCTGATCGAAAACACCGGTGCGGCTGGCTTCGTTTACCGGAATAAGTAATCCACATTGTAGCATGTATTGCAACAGCCCGGTTGTTTTCAGGCAAACCGATTTACCTCCGGCATTTGGCCCCGAAATCAGCAGGATATGTTTCTCGTCGGTGAGCTTTATATCGAGTGGGACAATTTTTCGGTTCTCCTTTTTTAGCGTTTTTAAAAGCAGCGGATGAATGGCGTGGTACCATTCAATTATCGGCTCCTCTTTGAATTCCGGCCTGATGGCTTCGAATTCAACAGCCAGCAAAGCTTTTGCCCGTATAAAATCCATCTCGCCCAGGAATTCGTATGAGTAGGCTAGTTCTTCCAGATAAGGCCGGATATCGTTGGCAAAATTGGTAAGTATTTTAATGATCTCGCGGCGCTCGGCATATTCCAGTTCGCGGATCTCGTTATTCATCTCCACAATTTCGTTGGGCTCAACATACGATGTTTTTCCGGTTGCCGATTCGTCGTAAACAATACCTTTTAGTTTACGTTTGTTGGCGGCTGCAACAGGAATCACAGCACGCCCGTCGCGAATTGAAACTGATGCATCATCTTCCACCCAGCCGTCTTTTTGTGCCTGTTTTAAAATGGCGTGCAGACGTTTCGACATGCTCGACTGCATGTTTAAAATACTGCGGCGTGTTTGTGCCAACTCGGGCGATGCATTGTCGCGGATCTTTCCAAATTTATTGATGATCACATCAATGCGGTCGTAAATGTATGGAAACACCTGCACGCGCGAAGTTTTTTGCTTCAGAATAGGGAAGACTTCATCTTCCTGTTTCGAAAAGAAATTGACGATGGCACGTACAGACTCCAGCGAACGTTTCAGGTCAAACAATTCTTCGGGTTCGAGGAAGCGACCTTCCAGGCGAATTTTTTGTAAAGCCTCGCGCAGATCGTAAAAATGCGTGGCCGGGAAACTGTCGAATTCGCGGATGATTCGGCAAAACTCATCCACTTCATTCAGTTGTAACAAAATGGTGTCGTGCGCTGTTTGAAAATGCATTTCCTGCACCCACTCTTCGCCCATGGTGCTGATGCACTTGTTGGTGAGCATTTCGCGAATACGCTCGAACCCAATTTTTGCCTCGAAATTATTTGGATAAATGTTTTGCATAGCCTTTTCTTAATCAGCTGCAAAAATACAGTTTTCAAATTTCTCTCGCAAAGGCGCAATGACGCTAAGTTTTGAAATACATTAGCCATGTAGTACACAGTAGAGATTACAATTTGACAGTTTAAGAATTTGTCAGTTCAATAATCCATCTCAATCTTCAAAAATCTTACTTTGGGGCTATGTCTCGCAATACTACATGTTTAATTTTGCGCCGGTAGTAGGTGTACGAAATGTGAATTAACCCGTCAGTTGTTTGAATAATACACGGATAGCTGAATTCGCCTTCCGGTTCGTCTTCCAAATGTATGATGGTTTGCCACGATTTTCCGTCGGTGGAATAATACAGATCGAGTTTGTTTCGTCCGGCTTCCCACGAATCGCCACTTGGCAGCGGATTATTTACCAGTAATTTTGCGCCCGATTGCAGCGTAATAGCATCAATTCCGGAATTGGGATGAGGTATAGTTGTTGGCTGGACTTCGGACCATGTTTTTCCCTCGTCTTCCGACCAGCTTTCCATCACCACATTTTGGTTGCTTCGTAAAAGCGCCTGGATACTTTCATCGGGATAAACCAGCAAAGTGGGTTGAATTACTTTAACCGAATCGGGTGACGGTATGGCAATTTTTGTCCAGGTTTGGCCACCGTCAGTCGATCGTTCAATGTGCGATTTCCATAACTCATGACTTTCTTCGGTACTCGACGGGCTGATGATGACACCGGATTTTAGTTGAATCGGTTTATTCCGTATCGGGCCAAGAATTCCGTTCGGTAGTTTTTCGGGTGCCGACCATGTTTTTCCTTCATCGCCTGAGTGCATAACCATTCCCCACCAATCGTTTGGGCTCGGTCCAACTTTGTAGAAAAGATCGATTTTGTTGTTTGCGTTTCTGAACAGAACTGGATTCCATGTAGGAAACGAGGTTGTGTCAACTTTGCCATCAGCCACTTTGTGTGGCTTCTGCCATTCCCCGTTTGCAAAAGCAGCCGTGTAAATACCAACTTCCGGATGACGTTCGTAAGGGCTGCCAAAAAACGACAGCAGAAGTCCATCTTTCGTTTCAATAATCGACGAAGCATGACACTGAGCGTATTGTGTTGTATCTGAAATATAACTTTCGGAAACAACCTGAAAGTTTGTGCTTTTGTTTTGTTGGCAACTTGTTATTATGAACAAGGCAAAGCCTATTAATAAGAGTGAACTTTTCATAAACCAAATGTCTTAATTTTCTTCTTATTGAAAAAGGATGTCATCTTTCGAAAGATGACATCCTTTTTTCGTTTATATAACCAAGGTTGTTTTTATTGAAACTATCCTTTCGGAACTTTTTCTCCCGGGAATCGTTTGGCATATTCCACCCAGAAAAGTTTCACTTCGCTCTTCATTTCTTTTGAAAGCGAAAGTATACCGATAAGGTTAGGAATTGTCATTAAGGCGATCGTAATTCCCGAAAGTGTCCAGATAATTGTGGTGTCGGTAAACGATGCCAGGAAAAATCCGATAACATAAACAATGCGGTACCACACTTCGCCTTTCACACCAAATAAATAGGTAACCGCCCGGCCGCCGTAATACGACCAACTAATGGCCGTTGAAAAGGCAAACATCAGCAGACCGATGGAAACAATGTATTTTCCGTAATCGCCAAACCAACTGCGGGTAAATGCAATTGTAGTGAGTGGCGCACTGTGCATCAATGATTTTCCTTTTAAGGCCAGACTTGCCGGATTTGGGCTGTCAGGACTTCTGTCGATTTTACCGTTCGTAATTTTTATTTCGCCGCTGTATGGTTGATCGCCATCTAAAACTTTAATGTCTTCGGCTACCGAACGGGCGTGTAAAATAGTCGGCTGGTTAATGATTTCGCCGTTTTGTACCTGAAGAGTATTGTTGAACATCGTCAAATCAGCTTTTCCAACCAGGTAATTGTGTAATTGATCAACGTCGGCTTCCGAAGTTTCAGAATAAGTGTCGGCAAGAACAACAATGTCAGTTTCCTGGAAAAGATTTTCATGTTTCTCGGTCCAGACTCCCGATGATAACAGCACCAATCCTGTTAAAGTACAAATAATAATAGTATCGATAAATGGCTCCAGTAATGCTACCAAACCTTCAGAAACCGGTTCATGGGCACGTGCCGCGGCGTGGGCAATTGGCGCCGATCCCTGACCGGCTTCGTTAGAGAACAAACCACGATTAACACCACGGTTAAAGGCAAAAGCGATACTTCCGCCAAGGAACCCGCCAACAGCTGCCGAGCCCGAGAAAACATCACCAAAAATGGCAGCAAGAGACGGAATAATATTTTCGTAATTGTAAGTAATAACAGCTATGGCGCCAATAAAATAAACGATTGCCATTAAAGGTACCAGGCGCGATGTAACATTGGCAATACGCTTAATACCTCCAACAATTACCAACCCTAAAAGTATGGCCAGTACACCGCCACTTACCATATGGTTAATCCCAAAGGTTTCGAACAGCGAGTTGGAGATACTGTTAATTTGTGGCAGGTTTCCGGTACCAAACGACGAAAGGATGGTTGCAACGGCAAAAAGGCCTCCGAGGAAAGTTCCGGTTTTTAATACCTTGTTGTTCTTCAACGGAATGTTCAAGCGTTTTTTCATGAAATACATCGGACCACCGGCAATCGATCCGTCGGCAGCTTTATCGCGATATTTATGCGATAGGGTAACTTCCACAAATTTGGTGGTCATACCCAGTGCGGCTGTTACCAGCATCCAGAAAAGTGCAGCCGGACCCCCCAGGTGAATCGCCAAAGCCACACCGGCAATGTTTCCGGTTCCTACCGTTCCCGACAAGGCTGTTGTTAAAGCCTGAAAGTGCGAAGTGTCACCTTCGTCGCCTTCTTTATCGAATTTTCCCGTTACAATCCGTAGTGAATGTTTTAGGTAGCGGAACTGTGGAAATTTCAGGTAAATGGTAAAGAAAATACCGGTTCCGAGTAATAAAAATACAAACCATTGCGAGCCTCCAATATGCCCGTCAATGATGGAAAGAATTTCATTGAGTTTGTTCATTATGTGCAGTTTTTTATCGTTGAATTCTTTATTCATCAGGTAACTCATGAACTCGCATGGCTGAAAATTTTTCTCTGAAAGGGTGGCATTAGTGCATGCTCGTTTCAAAAATCGGGCTAAAAATAGCAATCCTGTTCAATTTGTTAAAAAATGCAGGTTTTTATTTTTAAAATGTTATTAATTCTTGAGAAAAGTCATCTTTTGTGATCGTGGTCCGAAGGGTTGTATTGAACTTAACATTGTTTATTATTTTTTTAATTTCCTTCTTGGAAATATGGAAACCGATTGGTTTTTGTCGTAATTTCGCATTAGCAACTTAAAACAATTAATCATGCTACCAAAATTTTTATTAGCCGACAATTCACTGGAAACTCCGGATACTATTTTTGTTGTGCACACCGAAACACCACGTTTTATTGTTGAAGCCGATATTGATGATTTCTGGAATAACCAGGAAATTCACTGGTTAGATGGAGAACCTGGAGACGAGAAGTTTATTACGGAGTTGGTTGAAGCAGCTGAAGAGTTTTTGGAAAAAGAATTTGAAAATGAAGAGTTGTTGGCTGAAGACGACGATGAAGAATAGAGAATCTGTGCAGATTTGCTTCTAGTCGTTTTCGTTAATACGTCAGAACTGGAGAATTATGACATCAAAACGTTTATATCGTTCGCAGAATAAAGTACTGGGAGGAGTTTTGGCAGGTTTTGCCGAATATTTTTCGGTTGACGTGGTTTTGGTACGCGTAATATATGTGCTTTTATCGCTTTTTTCTGCCGGTTTTCCTGGATTGCTGGTTTACATTATATTTTGGGCAGTAACACCCGAAAAACCTTTCAATCCTTATAATTCCGACACTAATTCGTAAGCTCTTCAAACGAAAGATCCATGAGTGGGAATTTTTCCCATCCGTTAAAATCGTAATGCCACCATTCAGTACTAATCACTGAAAAACCAAAATGAGCCATAACGCCAATAAGAATGGCGCGGTTTTGTAATGCTGATTCAGGCAGGTCAATATAAGTAGAATGGGCTTTTTCTGAAAAATCATCAAATGCTGTGGGCATTACAAGCTCTTGTTTTGTGGCTAAATTCACCAGCGAAACATCAACCGCACAACCCCGGTTATGACGCGAACCGGTTTTCGGATTCGCAACAAAATGAGTGTCCGGATACACGTCATAAAATTTAAGTGTTGCCGCATATGGGCGATAAGCATCGTAAATTTTTAAACCAAGATTCAGACTGGCCAGCGAATCCTGAACAAGTTGTAAGGCCGCTGCAACCGGTTTTCGGGCGTAAGCTTTTGGCGACTGGTAAATCATCTCACCGGTAAAGTTATTTGCGGTGGCGTAGCGGATGTCTATAACTACGTTGTCGATCACTTTTTCTAGGTCAACCAGTTCCATTGTTGCATCCTCATTAACCTGTTTTTTGTATTCTTTTACCGAATTTACCAGCGGCAGGTTGTACGGATTTCTGTGTTCGGTTTTGTCTTTTGTTGCGCACGAAAACAGCAGCGCTGCAACCAGAAAAAATAGTAGTGTTTTGGTTGTTTTCATCGTTTATTCCTGTTCTACGCCTTTTAATGATAACTGAATACGCTTGCGCGGAATGTCGAGATCTTTTACCCGCACTTTAACATGTTGGTGTAGTTTTACAATTTCGTTTGGATCGGAAATAAAACGATCGGCCATTTCCGAAACATGAATCAGCCCCGATTCTTTAATTCCCACATCAACGAAAGCGCCAAACTTGGTAATGTTGTTTACAATTCCGGGTAGTACCATGCCAACCTGCAGATCGGTGATGTTAAAAATACCATCGGCAAATTCAAAAACTTTAATCGGTTTTCGTGGATCGCGACCCGGTTTAAGTAACTCATTTTTTATGTCGGTTAGGGTGGGGAGGCCAACTTCGGCAGTTACATAATTTTTAAAATCTATTTTCGAAATCAGCTCTTCATTTCTAACCAGGTCTTTTACTTCGCACTTTAAATCCTTGGCAATTTTCGATACAATTTTGTACGATTCAGGATGTACACCTGAGTTATCCAGTGGATTTTTTGCATCGGGAATACGCAGGAAACCCGCCGCCTGTTCAAATGCTTTTGGTCCCATTCGTGGCACTTTTTTCAATGCGTCGCGCGATTCGAACAATCCGTTTTCTTTCCGGTAAGTAGTAATATTCTCGGCCAACTGCGGACCCAAACCAGAAATGTAGGCTAGCAAGTGTTTGCTGGCGGTATTTAAATTAACGCCAACAGCATTTACACTTAGCTCGACTACAGAATCGAGACTGCTTTTCAATTGTTTTTGATCAACATCGTGCTGATACTGTCCAACGCCGATACTTTTCGGGTCGATTTTTACCAGTTCGGCTAATGGATCCATTAATCGGCGGCCAATAGAAATGGCACCACGCACGGTAACATCGTATTGTGGAAATTCCTGGCGAGCCACCGATGAGGCGGAATAAACCGATGCTCCATCTTCACTCACCACATAAACCCTGATCTCGCGATTGTAGCGCAGCTTTTTTATAAAAGCTTCAGTTTCGCGACTGGCCGTTCCGTTTCCAATGGCAATGGCATCAATCTGGTACATTTCCACCATCGACGTAACTTTTTTAGCTGCCATTTTACGCTGTTCCTGCGGTTTATGAGGGTATATATTTTCGTTGTGCAAAAGGTTTCCCTGTTCATCGAGGCAAACCACTTTACAACCGGTGCGGTAACCCGGATCGATGGCCAATGTTCGTTTTTGCCCTAGCGGAGGTGCCAGCAACAATTGTTTCAGGTTTTCGGTAAACACATTTATGGCTTCGGCATCGGCTTTCTCTTTCGATAAATTGGCAAATTCCGTTTCTATCGATGGCTGGATGAGGCGTTTCAAACTGTCTTTCACCGCAAGTGCCACTTGTTCTGAACTGTCGTTGTTGCCTTTTACAAAAAAACGTTCCAGGTTTTCCAGCACCCGCTCTTCATTTGGAGAAATAGAAACGCGCAGGAATCCTTCGTTCTCGCCACGGCGCATGGCAAGCAAGCGGTGCGATGGGCATTTTTTCAGCGGTTCGCTCCAATCAAAATAGTCGCGGTATTTGGCAGCTTCTTCCTCTTTGCCTTTTATAATTTTAGAAGTGATAGAAGCACCAAGATCAAAACCTTTCCTGACAATATTCCTTGCACGTTCGTTTTCGCTTACCCATTCAGCAATAATATCGCGGGCACCTGCAAGCGCATCCTCAACCGAAGGTACTTCGTCGTTTAAAAACTGGTTGGCTCTGAACTCCGGATCGCGTTCCAGTTGTTTCATAACAATTTTTGCCAGTGGTTCCAGTCCTTTTTCGCGGGCAATGGTTGCTTTGGTGCGGCGTTTTGGTTTGTACGGCAGGTAAATATCCTCCAGTTCAACCGAATCAAAACAGTCTTCGATTCTCGATTTTAAATCGGGTGTTAACTGTCCCTGTTCGTCGATGGTTTTTAGTATTGTTTCTTTGCGTTTGGCTAGTTCTGCATATTTATCGTTCTGCTCCTTAATTTGTAGTACCTGTACTTCGTCGAGGCTACCGGTACGTTCTTTTCGGTAGCGCGAAATAAACGGAACAGTGGCACCTTCATTCAGTAAATTTATGGTGTTTAAAACCTGCGTGGTGTTCAACCCCAAATTGCGGGCAATAAGATCTATGGTAACGTTTTGCATATTTCCTTTTCTAAAATGGCAAAGGTAGGCAAGATGTTTTCAATTCAAAAGGAGTTGGTCAAACAAAAAAAGACTGCCGGCTAAACTAAACGGGCAGTCTCTTTTCAGTTAAAATTATAGGTATTTAAATTTTAGAAACTCATACCAATTGTGAAATTCATGCACGGGAGTTTTGATTTGTTATCGTTGCCGTTAGAATTGTTAAACTCAGCATCAACAAGGTATTGCCAGTAAATATCCGGATCATCATCGTATTCTAACTCGGGACTAATCGTATTAAACTCAATTCCAAGCATTAAAATTCCGTATCGAATGTTTAACCCGGTTGAGAATCCAAAATCAGCCTTGCTTAAGAAAAAATCTTCGGCATCATCGATCATATCGTCATAGTAGGTAACAAGGCCGGTGCCCCATGCGAAGTCTAATTTAGCGTAAATATCAAACTCCAGTTTGTCAACAGGGCTGTAGGTAAATGAAGGACCGACTTTTGATCCGGCACGGAAAACACCGATGTTTATATCGTATTCATTGTCGAAATTATGGAATGTGGCATAAAGGTAGTCGGCATTTATTCCAAAAGCCATATCGTCGCGATTAAGAATGCTTTTGATTAGAAAAATGGAGCCCAGTTCAAAATTAACTCCGGCTTTTGATTCAAATCCCAGATCGTTCCAATCTTGCTCTTGCAGTCCAAAATGCTTCCACGAAGGACTGGAGTATCCAACCCGGAAATAAAACTGATTGTCGAGTTGTTGCGCAAAGCCTATAAAAGAGGTGAAAATTAGTAGTAAGAAGATTGTTGCTTTTTTCATGATTGTAATTTAAATATATGGTTAAGTAAACTTGCTGATGATAAGATGTCTTTTTGTTTTTTTGTACAAGTTATGATAATCTGAATAAAAAAGAAAATAGCAATTTGTATGGAATGTTTTTGGTGGTTTAATGGCAATGCTAAAAGCTTTTTCTTTTTGCTTGTAAATCCTTTCATCTTTTCTGTTGTTTTTGCTATTTTTGCACCTCATTTTCAAAAAGAAGTAAAAGCATGTTTGAGAATTTAAGTGACAGGCTGGAGAAGTCCTTTAAGCTTCTTAAGGGACAAGGGAAAATCACCGAGATTAATGTAGCGGAAACGCTGAAAGATATTCGTCGTGCATTGTTGGATGCCGATGTGAACTTTAAAATTGCCAAAAAATTTACCGACGACGTAAAAGTTAAAGCTTTAGGGCAGGATGTACTTTCTGCTGTTAAGCCGGGGCAAATGATGGTAAAAATCGTAAAAGACGAGCTGGCTCAGTTAATGGGCGGTACTTTTACCGATATTGAACTTAAAAGTAAACCGGCAGTAATTTTAATGTCGGGGCTGCAGGGATCTGGTAAAACAACTTTCTCCGGAAAGTTGGCAAACATGCTGAAAAGCAAAAAAGGCCGTCATCCGTTGTTGGTCGCAGGCGACGTTTATCGTCCGGCTGCGATTGACCAGCTTAAAGTTTTGGGCGAGCAAATTAATGTGCCGGTTTATACCGAAGAGGGTAATATGGATCCTGTAAAAATTGCCAAAGCAGCCATTCAACAGGCAAAAGCCAACGGTAACGATGTGGTTATTGTGGATACCGCCGGTCGTTTGGCCGTTGACGAGCAGATGATGAACGAGATTGCTGCCATTAAGAAAGCGATCGATCCGGACGAAATCCTGTTTGTGGTTGACTCAATGACTGGTCAGGATGCTGTTAATACGGCAAAAGAATTTAACGACCGACTGGATTTTGACGGAGTTGTTCTTACTAAATTAGATGGTGATACCCGTGGTGGTGCTGCATTATCGATTCGCTCTGTGGTTGAAAAGCCAATCAAATTTGTTGGTACCGGCGAAAAAGTTGATGCGCTCGACGTTTTCCACCCCGATCGTTTGGCCGACCGTATTTTGGGAATGGGTGATATTGTTTCGCTGGTTGAAAAAGCTCAGGAACAATTTGATGAGGAAGAAGCAAAACGTTTGCAGAAAAAACTGCAGAAAAATACTTTCAATTTTAACGATTTCCTGAAGCAGATTAGCCAGATTAAAAAAATGGGTAACCTGAAAGATGTGATGGGAATGATTCCGGGAATGGGAAAAGCGTTAAAAGGAATGGATATTGATGATGATGCGTTTAAACACATCGAAGCCATAATTTATTCGATGACACCCGAAGAAAGAGAAAATCCATCGTTGATTAACGGGGGCCGCAGAAAACGTATTGCCAATGGTTCGGGAACAAATATCCAGGAAGTAAACCGTTTGTTGAAACAGTTTGGAGAAACCCGCAAAATGATGCGTATGGTATCGCAGGGTAAAAATGTTCAGCGCATGATGTCCGGTATGCAGGGGCAAGGGCGGAAGTTTTAAAATTTCCCTCGCAAAGGCGCAGAGTCGCAAAGAAAAACTAGAACAAGGGATGACAGAAAATGAAATTTCAAAAATAATTGTCAACACTTGTTATGAGATACATGTTGAACTTGGATCAGGATTACTTGAGTCGGTTTATGAAAAGATTTTATACCTTGAGCTAAAAAGCCAGGGATT comes from uncultured Draconibacterium sp. and encodes:
- a CDS encoding Smr/MutS family protein, whose product is MQNIYPNNFEAKIGFERIREMLTNKCISTMGEEWVQEMHFQTAHDTILLQLNEVDEFCRIIREFDSFPATHFYDLREALQKIRLEGRFLEPEELFDLKRSLESVRAIVNFFSKQEDEVFPILKQKTSRVQVFPYIYDRIDVIINKFGKIRDNASPELAQTRRSILNMQSSMSKRLHAILKQAQKDGWVEDDASVSIRDGRAVIPVAAANKRKLKGIVYDESATGKTSYVEPNEIVEMNNEIRELEYAERREIIKILTNFANDIRPYLEELAYSYEFLGEMDFIRAKALLAVEFEAIRPEFKEEPIIEWYHAIHPLLLKTLKKENRKIVPLDIKLTDEKHILLISGPNAGGKSVCLKTTGLLQYMLQCGLLIPVNEASRTGVFDQLFIDIGDEQSLENDLSTYSSHLMNMKHFVRNCNENTLILIDEFGTGTEPMLGGAIAESILDKLTQLRTFGVITTHYTNLKHFASSAEGIINGAMLYDSQHMNPLFKLDIGKPGSSFAFEIARKIGLPEDILEQATEKVGKDHIDFDRNLRKINRDKRYWETKRMKIRKVEKILDDTAETYESELQEIQKQRKEILKKAKEEADALLKGVNKRIENTIQEIKKAQADKEKTKEARSKLGDLKKDIDRKITGNDSQISKKMEKLRRREDNRNKHRPEETKKPISKEKLEKSIEMRPGDKVRIKGQDTIGDLIEINEKNAVVAFGQLMTTMPSKNLERISNNEAKKLDKNRGGRASVLSAGFSERRLSFKPEIDIRGQRVEEAISNITEFIDEAIMFEAGQLRILHGKGHGILKQSIRDYLRSEPMVRSYKDEHVDFGGAGITVVNLAL
- a CDS encoding sialidase family protein, coding for MKSSLLLIGFALFIITSCQQNKSTNFQVVSESYISDTTQYAQCHASSIIETKDGLLLSFFGSPYERHPEVGIYTAAFANGEWQKPHKVADGKVDTTSFPTWNPVLFRNANNKIDLFYKVGPSPNDWWGMVMHSGDEGKTWSAPEKLPNGILGPIRNKPIQLKSGVIISPSSTEESHELWKSHIERSTDGGQTWTKIAIPSPDSVKVIQPTLLVYPDESIQALLRSNQNVVMESWSEDEGKTWSEVQPTTIPHPNSGIDAITLQSGAKLLVNNPLPSGDSWEAGRNKLDLYYSTDGKSWQTIIHLEDEPEGEFSYPCIIQTTDGLIHISYTYYRRKIKHVVLRDIAPK
- a CDS encoding sodium:alanine symporter family protein; protein product: MNKLNEILSIIDGHIGGSQWFVFLLLGTGIFFTIYLKFPQFRYLKHSLRIVTGKFDKEGDEGDTSHFQALTTALSGTVGTGNIAGVALAIHLGGPAALFWMLVTAALGMTTKFVEVTLSHKYRDKAADGSIAGGPMYFMKKRLNIPLKNNKVLKTGTFLGGLFAVATILSSFGTGNLPQINSISNSLFETFGINHMVSGGVLAILLGLVIVGGIKRIANVTSRLVPLMAIVYFIGAIAVITYNYENIIPSLAAIFGDVFSGSAAVGGFLGGSIAFAFNRGVNRGLFSNEAGQGSAPIAHAAARAHEPVSEGLVALLEPFIDTIIICTLTGLVLLSSGVWTEKHENLFQETDIVVLADTYSETSEADVDQLHNYLVGKADLTMFNNTLQVQNGEIINQPTILHARSVAEDIKVLDGDQPYSGEIKITNGKIDRSPDSPNPASLALKGKSLMHSAPLTTIAFTRSWFGDYGKYIVSIGLLMFAFSTAISWSYYGGRAVTYLFGVKGEVWYRIVYVIGFFLASFTDTTIIWTLSGITIALMTIPNLIGILSLSKEMKSEVKLFWVEYAKRFPGEKVPKG
- a CDS encoding PspC domain-containing protein; translation: MTSKRLYRSQNKVLGGVLAGFAEYFSVDVVLVRVIYVLLSLFSAGFPGLLVYIIFWAVTPEKPFNPYNSDTNS
- a CDS encoding M15 family metallopeptidase — translated: MKTTKTLLFFLVAALLFSCATKDKTEHRNPYNLPLVNSVKEYKKQVNEDATMELVDLEKVIDNVVIDIRYATANNFTGEMIYQSPKAYARKPVAAALQLVQDSLASLNLGLKIYDAYRPYAATLKFYDVYPDTHFVANPKTGSRHNRGCAVDVSLVNLATKQELVMPTAFDDFSEKAHSTYIDLPESALQNRAILIGVMAHFGFSVISTEWWHYDFNGWEKFPLMDLSFEELTN
- a CDS encoding Tex family protein — encoded protein: MQNVTIDLIARNLGLNTTQVLNTINLLNEGATVPFISRYRKERTGSLDEVQVLQIKEQNDKYAELAKRKETILKTIDEQGQLTPDLKSRIEDCFDSVELEDIYLPYKPKRRTKATIAREKGLEPLAKIVMKQLERDPEFRANQFLNDEVPSVEDALAGARDIIAEWVSENERARNIVRKGFDLGASITSKIIKGKEEEAAKYRDYFDWSEPLKKCPSHRLLAMRRGENEGFLRVSISPNEERVLENLERFFVKGNNDSSEQVALAVKDSLKRLIQPSIETEFANLSKEKADAEAINVFTENLKQLLLAPPLGQKRTLAIDPGYRTGCKVVCLDEQGNLLHNENIYPHKPQEQRKMAAKKVTSMVEMYQIDAIAIGNGTASRETEAFIKKLRYNREIRVYVVSEDGASVYSASSVARQEFPQYDVTVRGAISIGRRLMDPLAELVKIDPKSIGVGQYQHDVDQKQLKSSLDSVVELSVNAVGVNLNTASKHLLAYISGLGPQLAENITTYRKENGLFESRDALKKVPRMGPKAFEQAAGFLRIPDAKNPLDNSGVHPESYKIVSKIAKDLKCEVKDLVRNEELISKIDFKNYVTAEVGLPTLTDIKNELLKPGRDPRKPIKVFEFADGIFNITDLQVGMVLPGIVNNITKFGAFVDVGIKESGLIHVSEMADRFISDPNEIVKLHQHVKVRVKDLDIPRKRIQLSLKGVEQE
- the ffh gene encoding signal recognition particle protein, with product MFENLSDRLEKSFKLLKGQGKITEINVAETLKDIRRALLDADVNFKIAKKFTDDVKVKALGQDVLSAVKPGQMMVKIVKDELAQLMGGTFTDIELKSKPAVILMSGLQGSGKTTFSGKLANMLKSKKGRHPLLVAGDVYRPAAIDQLKVLGEQINVPVYTEEGNMDPVKIAKAAIQQAKANGNDVVIVDTAGRLAVDEQMMNEIAAIKKAIDPDEILFVVDSMTGQDAVNTAKEFNDRLDFDGVVLTKLDGDTRGGAALSIRSVVEKPIKFVGTGEKVDALDVFHPDRLADRILGMGDIVSLVEKAQEQFDEEEAKRLQKKLQKNTFNFNDFLKQISQIKKMGNLKDVMGMIPGMGKALKGMDIDDDAFKHIEAIIYSMTPEERENPSLINGGRRKRIANGSGTNIQEVNRLLKQFGETRKMMRMVSQGKNVQRMMSGMQGQGRKF